The Coregonus clupeaformis isolate EN_2021a unplaced genomic scaffold, ASM2061545v1 scaf4224, whole genome shotgun sequence DNA window GCGCGAGCGTGCGTAGCGCGGCGTGGGGATCGTTGCTGAACTCACAGCATCGTCAGGTCCTTGCGTAACCACGCGCGACAGACAGGGGGACGGTATCGTTGACGACCAGAGCGAAGAGAACCCCTGTGCTGCTGGACGGACGGATACTTATCTTCAGATCAACCCTCCAGCTCCCCGActcacctatacacacacacacacacacacacacacacacacacacacacacacacacacacacacagttagaaaCAGAAGCACCAAAGACAGCCTTAGTAAACAGAGGTCTATGTAAACCCCCTCCTATTTCCCAATCATCTGGAGAATCACTGTTGTAGTAGAATATAGTCCACTGTTGTAGTATATTAACTGCTATTACTCACTGTAATCTATGTTGAAGTGAGCCAGTATAGTGTACACTACTCACTGTAGTCTATGTTGAAGTGAGCCAGTATAGTGTACACTACTCACTGTAGTCTACGTTGAAGTGAGCCAGTATAGTGTACACTACTCACTGTAGTCTACGTTGAAGTGAGCCAGTATAGTCTATGTTGAAGTGAGCCAGTATAGTGTACACTACTCACTGTAGTCTATGTTGAAGTGAGCCAGTCCTGCTCCAGTGAAGTAGGTCCCTCTCTCTACGTGCAGGAAACAGTGTTTGCTCTCCTTCTCCTGGATAACCTCTTTCACCCCAGACGCCCCTTGGTTCATCAGGTTCCAGCCGCGGATACAGCCGTCCAGACGAGGGTTAATCTATACAGGGGTTACATACATCAATGTTATTAGGTGGTTGTAGGATGGGTTGTTTTATGGTTATGGAATCATTATTTTATGGTTGTTCTGTGGTCGTCAGCGTATTATCTGCTAATTATTTGTGTGGTTATTGGTTGAGTGTTTATTGTAAGGtttgttctatggttgtatggttgttctatggttgtatggttgttctatggttgttctatggttgtatggttgctctatggttgttctatggttgttttatggttgttctatggt harbors:
- the LOC123490620 gene encoding vitamin K-dependent protein S-like, with the protein product MSINSPESLFTSVNGKLETKVYIAGLPNRTDSVIKPINPRLDGCIRGWNLMNQGASGVKEVIQEKESKHCFLHVERGTYFTGAGLAHFNIDYSESGSWRVDLKISIRPSSSTGVLFALVVNDTVPLSVARGYART